The bacterium genome includes a window with the following:
- a CDS encoding redoxin domain-containing protein, with translation MRTLVLVWALAAAVAGAPAVNMLSGLLSPVARAQAATAAPELSGGGPWFNTDGRPLTIASLRGKVVGVEMWTAGCENCLNVLPHLKEWYARYGGRGLVLVGVHTPEFAHEGKIDYVREAVARLGIAYPVVMDNDRRIWNAYHNDYWPTLYLVDKRGQLRYTHIGEGDYDVTEREIGRLLGEKI, from the coding sequence ATGCGAACACTTGTCTTGGTCTGGGCGTTGGCGGCGGCAGTGGCGGGGGCGCCGGCGGTGAACATGCTGTCCGGGCTGCTCTCGCCGGTCGCGCGGGCGCAGGCGGCCACCGCGGCCCCGGAGCTCAGCGGCGGCGGACCGTGGTTCAACACCGACGGCCGTCCGCTCACCATCGCCTCGCTGCGCGGAAAAGTCGTAGGCGTGGAGATGTGGACGGCGGGCTGCGAGAACTGCCTGAACGTGCTGCCGCACCTAAAAGAGTGGTACGCCCGATACGGCGGCCGGGGACTCGTTCTCGTCGGCGTGCACACACCCGAGTTCGCCCACGAGGGGAAGATCGACTACGTGCGCGAGGCCGTCGCCCGGCTCGGGATCGCCTACCCGGTCGTGATGGACAACGACCGCCGGATTTGGAACGCCTACCACAACGACTATTGGCCGACCCTGTACCTGGTCGACAAGCGCGGACAGCTCCGCTACACCCACATCGGTGAAGGCGACTACGACGTGACGGAGCGAGAGATCGGCCGGTTGCTGGGCGAGAAAATCTAG